One Actinomycetota bacterium DNA segment encodes these proteins:
- a CDS encoding glucosaminidase domain-containing protein, which translates to MTKGFFGKTILIAILAAVLLAFTGGAAGAANQYTTLTILRHNPGVSGAQLDDFVRHVHPESPLLPENNGGTSVGQLWVNAGLSNNIDPVYLMAHAMVESAWGNDQIAPYNIYGYGAYDSDPVGGAYHFTSYQDCIDKVSYWISRDYLTPGGGYYTQYGPTLQGMNVNYATSQTWRYTIADIMNSFASGWSSYGWPGFSNYPFPPTYGDYDATYKLIESRTINDASPEVFEARQTYELVVQVTNYGQFGWNAGGANPFYLGYYWTQNGAMVGAGNAAAWLPSDLYPGQTAFLKARVTAPQGSGNYKLVFDMSRQGILWFSHRWIPTLSIPSSVTKTHYDQTKFGAATSGDIALVDGSPAIFHFRPGTLIKGPAPDTTIYVTEFRGGIYFKRAFNNMTDFNTLGYHMEDLVYLSAADLGAYTTGSAVSTAAHPSGSLVKTASLSTIYFIEDSAGGALKRAIASATVFEANGFRWDRIETISDSEMANMYTAGNPVYLPSGKVIKGGGSSIYVVDIDSGAPQRRAVTSASVFTALGFRWEDVLTVSDAYLATYTEGTPVSSSATHPNGAIVKNAADPDSVYLIENGYKRKLGKYLYTDPYVSAFVSGFESSELTTVVKGSTINLPVTLKNNGYLPWPAAATSLSYQWIEVWSGTVTNGTTTAIGSDLQSGASATLTASVVAPAATGAYVLKWDVLKDGGWLSASGSPAAYYATTTARPKYPDGRLVKTASAPDVYLIDQGKKRPVTSGTVFSSNGFRWDRIHTVTATELAQYTTGELCQARPGTLIKGSSPAVYISDFSGGDQTKRAIGSAAVFTSLGLRWEDVRQLSDVEVASYINGPSLDSAAKHPNGMLVKTAGDPAVFLLEAGAKRAVASAATFNSNALRWDRVVTISTAEMNGYALGPTLQAAPGALIKGSSSTVYVSDINAGGTYEKRPINSITAFYALGLNFADLYVVPDSELGGYGNGAALE; encoded by the coding sequence GTGACCAAGGGCTTCTTCGGGAAAACAATACTAATAGCGATTCTCGCCGCGGTCTTGCTGGCCTTTACCGGCGGTGCGGCCGGTGCGGCCAACCAGTACACGACGCTGACGATTCTGCGTCATAATCCTGGCGTGAGCGGCGCGCAGCTGGACGACTTCGTTCGTCACGTGCATCCGGAGAGTCCTCTTTTGCCCGAGAACAATGGCGGTACCAGTGTCGGGCAGCTTTGGGTAAACGCCGGTTTGAGCAACAATATCGATCCGGTTTACCTTATGGCCCATGCGATGGTTGAATCTGCCTGGGGTAACGATCAAATCGCTCCTTACAACATATATGGTTATGGCGCGTACGATTCGGACCCGGTGGGCGGCGCTTATCATTTCACGAGCTATCAGGATTGCATAGACAAGGTGTCCTATTGGATATCGCGCGATTATCTGACGCCCGGCGGCGGTTACTATACCCAATACGGCCCGACTCTCCAGGGCATGAATGTAAACTACGCAACCAGCCAAACGTGGCGTTATACGATTGCCGACATCATGAATAGCTTCGCGTCAGGCTGGTCGAGTTACGGCTGGCCCGGTTTCAGCAACTATCCGTTCCCGCCGACTTACGGTGACTATGACGCGACCTATAAGTTGATTGAGTCAAGGACCATAAACGACGCCTCGCCCGAGGTTTTCGAAGCTCGCCAAACCTACGAACTGGTGGTACAGGTTACCAACTACGGCCAGTTCGGCTGGAACGCGGGCGGCGCCAACCCCTTCTACCTGGGATATTACTGGACGCAAAACGGGGCAATGGTTGGCGCGGGCAACGCGGCGGCCTGGTTGCCGTCCGACCTATATCCCGGACAAACCGCTTTCCTGAAGGCGCGCGTAACCGCGCCCCAGGGCTCCGGTAACTATAAACTTGTTTTCGATATGTCAAGGCAGGGCATTCTGTGGTTCTCCCACCGCTGGATACCCACGCTCAGTATTCCGTCTTCGGTCACCAAGACGCATTATGACCAAACAAAGTTCGGCGCCGCGACATCCGGGGACATCGCCCTGGTTGACGGCAGCCCGGCTATATTCCATTTCCGCCCCGGCACGCTCATTAAGGGGCCTGCTCCCGACACTACGATTTACGTCACCGAATTCAGAGGAGGCATCTACTTTAAGCGCGCCTTCAACAACATGACCGACTTCAACACGCTCGGATATCATATGGAAGACCTTGTCTATCTGTCGGCGGCCGATCTGGGCGCCTACACTACCGGGTCGGCAGTCTCGACGGCCGCGCACCCGAGCGGCTCGCTGGTCAAAACAGCGTCTCTGTCGACCATATATTTCATCGAGGATAGCGCCGGCGGCGCTTTAAAACGAGCTATCGCCTCGGCGACGGTCTTTGAGGCCAACGGCTTCCGCTGGGACCGCATCGAGACCATCTCGGATTCGGAGATGGCCAATATGTACACGGCGGGAAATCCGGTCTATCTGCCCTCCGGCAAGGTCATCAAGGGCGGCGGCTCGTCCATCTATGTTGTGGACATCGACAGCGGGGCCCCGCAGCGCCGGGCCGTAACCTCGGCTTCGGTCTTCACCGCGCTCGGTTTCAGGTGGGAGGACGTCCTGACCGTCTCCGACGCTTACCTGGCCACTTACACCGAGGGGACCCCGGTCTCGTCTTCGGCGACGCACCCGAACGGCGCGATCGTGAAGAACGCGGCCGACCCCGATTCGGTCTACCTGATCGAGAACGGGTATAAACGCAAGCTAGGCAAGTATCTCTACACCGACCCTTACGTCTCGGCATTCGTGTCAGGCTTCGAATCCTCCGAGCTTACGACCGTCGTCAAGGGCTCGACGATCAACCTGCCGGTCACCCTGAAGAACAACGGGTACTTGCCCTGGCCGGCCGCCGCGACCAGCCTGTCATACCAGTGGATCGAGGTCTGGAGCGGGACCGTGACCAACGGAACCACGACCGCGATCGGGTCCGACTTACAATCCGGCGCCAGCGCGACCTTGACCGCCAGCGTCGTCGCCCCCGCGGCCACCGGCGCCTACGTCTTGAAATGGGACGTCCTGAAAGACGGCGGCTGGTTAAGCGCCTCGGGTTCTCCCGCCGCCTACTACGCGACCACGACCGCCCGTCCCAAGTATCCCGACGGCAGGCTCGTCAAGACGGCCTCCGCCCCCGACGTGTATCTCATCGACCAGGGGAAGAAGCGGCCCGTGACCTCCGGCACCGTCTTCTCCTCCAACGGTTTCCGCTGGGACCGCATCCACACCGTGACCGCGACCGAACTTGCCCAATACACGACGGGAGAGCTCTGTCAGGCCCGTCCCGGCACGCTCATCAAGGGCAGCTCTCCGGCCGTCTACATAAGCGACTTCTCCGGCGGGGATCAGACCAAGCGGGCCATCGGCTCGGCCGCCGTCTTCACATCCTTGGGGCTTCGCTGGGAGGACGTGCGCCAGCTCTCCGACGTCGAGGTGGCCAGTTACATAAACGGCCCCTCTTTAGACAGCGCGGCCAAGCACCCCAACGGCATGCTCGTCAAGACGGCCGGCGACCCGGCCGTGTTTTTGTTGGAGGCCGGGGCGAAACGCGCGGTCGCGTCCGCCGCGACGTTTAACTCCAATGCGCTCAGGTGGGACCGCGTGGTCACCATCTCGACCGCCGAGATGAACGGCTACGCGCTCGGACCGACCCTGCAGGCCGCCCCGGGCGCCCTCATCAAGGGGAGTTCCTCGACCGTCTACGTCTCCGACATAAACGCCGGCGGCACATACGAGAAACGCCCGATCAACTCCATCACGGCTTTCTACGCCTTAGGCTTGAACTTTGCCGACCTCTATGTGGTCCCCGATTCGGAACTGGGAGGCTATGGCAACGGAGCGGCTCTGGAATAA